GGATGTGGAAGGTCGTGCAAGGGATGCTGTTAAGGACCGGATGTAGGATGATGGTCGTGACTGCCGTCTAAAGGTCGTGACTAATTGTAGGGATCGGTGCTTATTTAGCTTTAAAAGGTGCGTTTTATCTCTTCTATCATTTGCCTTGTCACGACTGGATCGGTGCAATtcgatttttttaaatgcaaactacagttttgatcatttaaaaGCTGCAAATGTATTTGTCTGCAATGAAGACAAGATACCTGGATGGGGAATCCGTTGTTAGGGTGTACCTACCGCCATTTAGGCCGTCCTGGATGTGCTCTGATATCGTGTCACCGTTGATGTTGCTGCCGTTTTATCTGATGGCGCAGAAGCCGATGCGCTTTTATCTCCTCCAGCCACGACTCCCCCCATGGACCCCGGGGGAACCGCCGAGCGAAGCCCCCCGACGCAAACAATGACAAGCAAAAGCGCATTTATTTATTaccttatatttatttatctatttatgaAGAATTAATGTCCATTCAATTAACGTGACACTATAATTAGACCCCCTGTCCTTTGTAATCTATTGTATCGGTGGCACAGTTCGCCTCAAGCCGCAGAAATTTCATATGAATTAAGGGATTAACTCTTTTTTTATCATGATGATAtaagtgataaataaaaaaaataaaaaaggtaaaatacactgtgatgtcatcagttACCTCATCAGAAATGATCTTTGCCAAAAAAGGGCCCTTTTTGTTCAACATACCAAAAGGTCAAAAGCTTCACCTGCGCTTTTGTTTCTTACATcgccacaaaaaaaaagaagaattaaaaCACCTCATGTATACAGTATAAGCTACTATACCTCACGGTGTTACAGGCCGTTGCTCTGtgcctgtttgcttttttttttttttttaatgctttgcCCTCCACAAGCCTGTATAGCCCACGACAGccaaataataatgaatcatttCATAAATAATGGGTTTAGGGGCTTATCGGGAATGAAGAGGCCGCTGCCGTGCGCTTATCTCACTCGGCCACATTGCGGCCTGTGTTCCGCTCCCCATACTGAGGGAGCGCACTGGATGCGGCGAGAAATAactcagctacacacacacacatacacacatgcacacacacactcacacacacactcacacactgctccACAACtggcagcagaaaaaaaaaaaaaaagaaaaacctcagaCATGGATGACCCACTCACAAAATGGCTCCACTTACACAGTAACATCAACAACACGGCTGGAACGGTAagtgctgaaaaataaaataataagaaaacatctCTTTATGTAAATCGGAGCATTCGTTGATCCAAAGGGCTGTAATTGGATTGCGATCGTTTCCATTTCATTGGTGTCACGTTCGGAGCGTTTAGCCTATATTTTTCTGCCATTGTCCGATCGCGGGTGGTGGAGACTGTACGGGATGTAATAACGGATGCGAGGCCTATGGAGAATTCCCAGAAATAAAAGTGCGTTTTTCAGAATTTCGTTCTGCTGTCGGTGTATAAAGGAGTAGTCTTGTGAGGATTTTTTAATCGAATTAAGAACCAATGGAAACACTTCGCCGATGTAGCCCACATTCAGTGTGTCCTGCCTTTGATGTTCAgcttaaaaaacaacagctccATGGCCTTCACCAcgattaaatgaaaatgacacGACCATCTCTAATAACTGTATTAAAAGGACCAGATCcgagtgtttttttgtttttcaagctACATGTGGATTCACTGCAGGCAGGAAAAAGGaagggattttatttatttatttaaggatTGCCTATTAGCAAGCTCCAGCCATAACCTCTCTACAAGACGACGAGTTTCACctccaaatgaaaacacagctgaCATTCTCCTTGTAAAATCATAAGGGGGCAAATTCATGTAAAGCTCAAACGTTGGTTAACGGTATAAACTGTCACTATAAACTGGTGTGAAGGCCAAGTGAAGATAAGAGattcatagaaaaaaaaacagccaagCATAAACCACAAGATAAAACTATGAAGGACAAGTTtaataactgtaaatatataCCTTTATATTTATTAGAAAAATGTGCCACTGGGGCAAATTTATAATGATACAGTTAGCTGTTCTAACCTAGCAAGTTTCACTTTTACAAAAGCTCTCAAACCTTCAACACCACACAAaataatttgacttttatttaaattaagttttcatGGCATATAGGTGGGATCAATAGTGGAACAATTTCTATATTGCAGGTTTACATGTTTTAGATTTATCTAACAAAAGGcaagaataataaaagaagatTGTAGATAATATCCAGTGAACTGTATTTTATACACTCCTCGTTTTGGAAATATAAAGTCTGCCtttgattgaaaaaataataatgccAATCATgataatttatattataaatatttactCCTAAATTTGGCTGCagttataatttatatattcttATATATGATCCACTTTAGTCTAACATGGAAAGCATATGCGTGGTTACGTGGTATATTTACACCGTAACAAATAATGTCTTGGGATGTGAATTAATCGATGAAAATCTCACTCAGGAGTAGAGGACTTGAGCGAGTGAAAATGATGGAAAAACGGCAGCCGGAGCTGTGTCCTGGAAGTCCCGACGCAGAGTCCGGTCCTGGAAAACGGGAGGACTCCTCCATTATCTCCAGACAGAACGGATGcaaggaggacgaggagccgAGGAGAGGGGAGGCGGGGGAGTCGAGGGGAGGAGGCTTCAAGGGGGTAGAGGAGACGGATGACGTTCCTCTGCAGAACTCGCGCAACGGGACCAGCATCAGCATCATCCTCAATGGCGTTGCCAAGGAAACTGCCTCTCACAACGCCCTTGACCTGAAAAGGGAAGTGCCGGTGATCGAGCTCTCCAGGAGGGACGCTATAAAAGCGGTGGAGCAGAGGACTGAGAGCCATTTGGTGCCGATCACGGAACTTCGCAGACCTCCACCGCTGCCGCTCCCGCTGCCGCACCGAGACGACGCTCGAATGGTCCAACTGAGTCCAAACGCGTTTCCTGTCCCGGCTCGGGCGATGCTCTACAACCTGGCGCAGCCTCTCGCCGCCATCAACAGGTaaaggtggaggcagagagggaaaaaaagaaaagtctgagAGTTTCATGATTGCACGTTTCATTTGATCATAGGTGGTCACCATAGAAACTTTGGAGTCTGATGGATGCTGGCCTGAACAGGCTCCAGTGAATAGATGCTTGTTGGGTTTGCATTAtgttgtaaacaaacatgtatgTGGATGTGGAACATTGAGAattggcctgtgtgtgtgtgtgtgtgtgtgttcctggtGTAAGGAGTGTGGGGTGTGTTCTGAGTATATgtaacaaattaaatgaaaaatgctCGATATCATGTTTTTCTCATACACTTGTGCACcttttttctgctttctgtGGCTGTAGTCTCGGAGGGGAGTCGGATCAGTACAGCATGTACCCCAGCAACAGGGTAAAGCGCCGCCCGGCGCCTTATGAGGTTGAACTCGACGAGGGTAGGCACATTTTAGATCTTTATAAGTATGGTAAGACGCAGTTCTGCTGTGTCCTCCTGCCAATTTAGTCCCCTACATGTCCACTCCTCATCTTCATTGTCATTCGTCCACTGACATGGATCTATACTGTACCTAATCTGAGTGTTGCAGAAGATGTACTGCAAAAAGGACACTCAGCTTAAGTGTTTTACCCAAGAAGAATAAATGCATCATAACTCATGGTATGAATGGATGTGGATAACATGAATGTCAAATAATGCTATACCTGCGTGGCATTAAAGTGAAATCTATTCAGCCAGATTGGGGGTTTATTTCATTCGAAACATCCTTTTCCACCGCTGCCCACTCACTGCCATATGCAGAGGTGGAGGATGGGGGTGCTGCTGCCTCCATGCCAAGGTTTTACTGCAGAGTGGGCTGAAGGATTAAGATAGACTGGGTGTGTTCCAAGGGCGACAATAGCCTGGAAGACACCATTGTCGGGGGTGGAAGGATGTAACTACCTGcagtaggttttttttttttaagaaaaaaaaagaatcatacttcaataaataaaaagtaaatagaaTATGAAAGAGGGAGCACACAGTCTCTCCGACACCCTTTCCTGGTATGACATGCTTCATCAAACATTACTTGGCACACAATATGTATTTATGGtacacatatttttttttcgCAAGGCCCAATAGATCCTGTGCCTTCATCTAAAAATCCATGGTTAAACAGAGGACAATTTTTTAACTTCATTCTTTAGTTAAATTCTGGGATTATTAAACTTCAAAAAAATTTCCTTTAAAACCTATGTGCATCTCCCACTGCTacttcatacatttttatttgtatcttttatCAATTGGTTTATTCTTCTACCCAGTGCATGATCTGTGTGAGCCCAGcctttcatgttgtttgtctcaTATCTTACACTGATGCCTCTTTTCCAAACCCCCTAACtagtctctttctctccccttttccTCCACTAGCTGGCCAGCCAAAGATTGTTCGCCGCATCTTTACTAACAGCCGCGAACGTTGGCGGCAGCAGAACGTGAACGGGGCGTTTGCGGAGCTTCGCAAACTCATCCCCACTCACCCTCCAGACAAGAAGTTGAGCAAGAACGAGATCCTTCGGCTTGCCATGAAGTATATCAGCTTCCTCTCCAACCTCCTCGAGGACCAGGACGGAGGGAGGAATGTTGGCAGCACAACTGATGGGGAAACAGGGCTGCTGGTTGGGGCCCACGACGGGGGCCCTCAGGGTGGCCCACATCAGGACACAGTGGTAGGCCTGGCCAGGGACGACCTCCTGGAGACAATGTCGCCAGGTTCAAGCTGTGGGAGCCTGCCTGATGGCGATGCCGAGGGCAGCCCTGAAAGCTTTATGGAGGACCAGGACTCACCTCCAGCTCCAAGGACTCTAACAGCTTCTCGTGGGACTGCGCTGCATCTAGCTGCTAGGGATCTGAGGCGCAATGGACGGCCGTTGGATGGCTCCAGTCGCCGATGATGCTGATGCCAACACACCACGGACACAACACCTGAGACTGGAAGAGAACAATGAGAGAATCTAAAAAAAGACATGGATATGCTCAGGACCTGTTAGCTTGGAGTTGTCAGTGTAGGAAGGAGAATCGAGCGTGGCGTCCAAAATGGACCATGGGCACAGTAAACCTGAGGTAGCACAGATGAACGGCTTGGTTCGATTGTGATTGAATTAGATCCAACTAAAGACTTGTAAATTCTGCATGTCTCATGTCTTTAACTGGACTGTGGCTTATGACTTTCTATGTTATGAAAGTCCAAAGACTGGATtctctaaaaaaaagaaaaaagaaaaacacacaaagaaaaaaaagaatgagcaaaaaaaaaacaaaaccaaacaaagactTTTGATGTGTAATATGATATTGATCACATTATGGCGCGGCTAGAATAGAGCTTACATGCTTACAGATTGCTGCAAATAAATGGATCTAAAGTGTAACTGAATAAGCCCAGATTCACGCCCAACAAATTTAATGTGTTAGAGCAATGACACAAAAGTGCATATGCCTCGGTTGGAGGCCGTAACCGAATGGACCGGACTATCCATGAAGTTGCCCATGTGTTGTAAATAGCATTATATTTCCACGGCACAATGTAATAACAGTGACTCGAGTTCAAGTCATGTGGTTGAAGATGTACCGTAGCGTGTTTGTCAATGGGTTTACTAGCAAAACAGTCTTTTTATGAGACGGGGGAAATGAGGATAAATGAGAGGAAGtgtctgaaatgtaaaaacaagcaACTGAACCTAGTACATCAAATGTGGTACCATTTTAATTCTTTTTACACTTTAAGGTGGTGACAAAAAATGTACACCATATACAGCAACAGACAGGTAAACTATTTCGCTGCCTGGGACGAGTGGCTCTATCTATTTGAAATTGCTGTGGAGGTACAAGACATGCAGTGTGTTTCTTAAAGTGTACAAACTATGGGTCGAATGAAATCATGAGATGACCCATGCAGTCCTTTTGATATGAATGTctctttcagtgttttttttttttctctttaaactgTAATGCAGTTGTAGTTTAGTAAGGTACACAGACAAATCCCTTCATTGCCGCATTTCACATATACGCATACAGGCAGAGGcacgcgcacatacacacacactcacacgctagcacacacacacacacacacatacacacacagtgttaataTCATAATGACACCAGCAGTTTTCTGACAAAGACAGTAAAGTGCGTTGCTTGTTATTCTGCTTTTTTCAGCAGGACTTAATAGTAGCCTCTATTGGTACCTTTGGTAACTATGGTATTTTATGAATTGCAGTAAAGGGACATTGTACGTTTGTTAATGACATATTTGTTGTAAGATAGCTGTATCAATAAATATATCC
Above is a window of Hippoglossus hippoglossus isolate fHipHip1 chromosome 17, fHipHip1.pri, whole genome shotgun sequence DNA encoding:
- the tal1 gene encoding T-cell acute lymphocytic leukemia protein 1 homolog isoform X1; translated protein: MHTHTHTHTHTLLHNWQQKKKKKEKPQTWMTHSQNGSTYTVTSTTRLERSRGLERVKMMEKRQPELCPGSPDAESGPGKREDSSIISRQNGCKEDEEPRRGEAGESRGGGFKGVEETDDVPLQNSRNGTSISIILNGVAKETASHNALDLKREVPVIELSRRDAIKAVEQRTESHLVPITELRRPPPLPLPLPHRDDARMVQLSPNAFPVPARAMLYNLAQPLAAINSLGGESDQYSMYPSNRVKRRPAPYEVELDEGRHILDLYKYAGQPKIVRRIFTNSRERWRQQNVNGAFAELRKLIPTHPPDKKLSKNEILRLAMKYISFLSNLLEDQDGGRNVGSTTDGETGLLVGAHDGGPQGGPHQDTVVGLARDDLLETMSPGSSCGSLPDGDAEGSPESFMEDQDSPPAPRTLTASRGTALHLAARDLRRNGRPLDGSSRR
- the tal1 gene encoding T-cell acute lymphocytic leukemia protein 1 homolog isoform X2 is translated as MHTHTHTHTHTLLHNWQQKKKKKEKPQTWMTHSQNGSTYTVTSTTRLERSRGLERVKMMEKRQPELCPGSPDAESGPGKREDSSIISRQNGCKEDEEPRRGEAGESRGGGFKGVEETDDVPLQNSRNGTSISIILNGVAKETASHNALDLKREVPVIELSRRDAIKAVEQRTESHLVPITELRRPPPLPLPLPHRDDARMVQLSPNAFPVPARAMLYNLAQPLAAINSLGGESDQYSMYPSNRVKRRPAPYEVELDEAGQPKIVRRIFTNSRERWRQQNVNGAFAELRKLIPTHPPDKKLSKNEILRLAMKYISFLSNLLEDQDGGRNVGSTTDGETGLLVGAHDGGPQGGPHQDTVVGLARDDLLETMSPGSSCGSLPDGDAEGSPESFMEDQDSPPAPRTLTASRGTALHLAARDLRRNGRPLDGSSRR